One window of the Helicoverpa zea isolate HzStark_Cry1AcR chromosome 7, ilHelZeax1.1, whole genome shotgun sequence genome contains the following:
- the LOC124631726 gene encoding set1/Ash2 histone methyltransferase complex subunit ASH2 isoform X1, with product MTSLSVSPDIGVDDMDIPLAGNVKGRQGKRRPAVGGAADAGAPLGKKGRAADLGALKLPSHGYPTEHPFNKDGYRYILAEPDPHAPFRQEFDESNEWSGKPIPGWLYRSLCPGIVLLALHDRAPQLKISEDRLAVTGDKGYCMVRATHGVCRGSWYWEACVEELPEGAAARLGWARRVANLQAPLGYDKFGYSWRSRKGTRFHESKGKHYSNGYGEGDTLGFLVVLPESATTKYTPNTYKDRPLVKFKSHLYYEDKDNIQESLNNLKPLPGSKIYFFKNGECQGEAFVDIYEGCYYPTVSLHKNITVSVNFGPNFKYPPSAEYKYRPMSEKAEEAICEQTMADLLYLTENEGKLRLDNFNL from the exons TCCCATTAGCCGGCAACGTAAAGGGCAGGCAAGGCAAGCGGCGGCCGGCAGTGGGCGGCGCGGCCGACGCCGGCGCGCCGCTCGGCAAGAAGGGCCGCGCCGCAGACCTCGGCGCCCTCAAGCTGCCCTCGCACGGCTACCCCACGGAACATCCCTTCAATAAGGACGGATACCGGTATATATTGGCTGAACCTGATCCTCACGCGCCTTTTCGACAG GAGTTCGATGAAAGCAACGAATGGAGTGGCAAGCCGATCCCGGGTTGGTTATACCGGTCCTTATGTCCCGGCATAGTGCTGCTAGCTCTACACGACAGAGCTCCTCAACTCAAGATATCGGAAGACCGGTTGGCGGTTACCGGGGATAAAGGGTATTGCATGGTGCGGGCTACTCATG GTGTGTGTCGCGGCAGCTGGTACTGGGAGGCATGCGTTGAGGAACTACCGGAAGGTGCAGCAGCTCGGCTGGGCTGGGCGAGGAGAGTGGCCAACCTGCAGGCGCCGCTCGGCTACGACAAGTTCGGCTACAGCTGGCGCAGTCGGAAGGGGACCAG GTTCCACGAGTCTAAAGGCAAGCACTACAGCAACGGTTACGGCGAGGGCGACACATTAGGCTTTCTCGTAGTGTTGCCTGAAAGCGCCACAACTAAGTATACACCTAATACGTATAAAGATAGG CCACTAGTAAAATTCAAGAGCCACCTCTACTATGAAGATAAGGACAATATACAAGAATCTCTTAACAATCTCAAACCTCTACCGGGAAGTAAGATATACTTCTTCAAGAACGGCGAGTGTCAGGGCGAGGCGTTTGTAGACATTTACGAAGGCTGCTACTATCCTACCGTGTCTTTACATAAGAACATCACTGTTAGTGTTAACTTTGGGCCTAACTTCAAGTATCCGCCGTCTGCCGAATATAAGTATAGACCG ATGTCAGAGAAAGCAGAAGAAGCGATTTGTGAACAAACCATGGCAGATTTACTCTACTTAACAGAAAACGAGGGCAAGTTACGGCTAGACAACTTTAACCTCTGA
- the LOC124631726 gene encoding set1/Ash2 histone methyltransferase complex subunit ASH2 isoform X2, whose product MAVPLAGNVKGRQGKRRPAVGGAADAGAPLGKKGRAADLGALKLPSHGYPTEHPFNKDGYRYILAEPDPHAPFRQEFDESNEWSGKPIPGWLYRSLCPGIVLLALHDRAPQLKISEDRLAVTGDKGYCMVRATHGVCRGSWYWEACVEELPEGAAARLGWARRVANLQAPLGYDKFGYSWRSRKGTRFHESKGKHYSNGYGEGDTLGFLVVLPESATTKYTPNTYKDRPLVKFKSHLYYEDKDNIQESLNNLKPLPGSKIYFFKNGECQGEAFVDIYEGCYYPTVSLHKNITVSVNFGPNFKYPPSAEYKYRPMSEKAEEAICEQTMADLLYLTENEGKLRLDNFNL is encoded by the exons TCCCATTAGCCGGCAACGTAAAGGGCAGGCAAGGCAAGCGGCGGCCGGCAGTGGGCGGCGCGGCCGACGCCGGCGCGCCGCTCGGCAAGAAGGGCCGCGCCGCAGACCTCGGCGCCCTCAAGCTGCCCTCGCACGGCTACCCCACGGAACATCCCTTCAATAAGGACGGATACCGGTATATATTGGCTGAACCTGATCCTCACGCGCCTTTTCGACAG GAGTTCGATGAAAGCAACGAATGGAGTGGCAAGCCGATCCCGGGTTGGTTATACCGGTCCTTATGTCCCGGCATAGTGCTGCTAGCTCTACACGACAGAGCTCCTCAACTCAAGATATCGGAAGACCGGTTGGCGGTTACCGGGGATAAAGGGTATTGCATGGTGCGGGCTACTCATG GTGTGTGTCGCGGCAGCTGGTACTGGGAGGCATGCGTTGAGGAACTACCGGAAGGTGCAGCAGCTCGGCTGGGCTGGGCGAGGAGAGTGGCCAACCTGCAGGCGCCGCTCGGCTACGACAAGTTCGGCTACAGCTGGCGCAGTCGGAAGGGGACCAG GTTCCACGAGTCTAAAGGCAAGCACTACAGCAACGGTTACGGCGAGGGCGACACATTAGGCTTTCTCGTAGTGTTGCCTGAAAGCGCCACAACTAAGTATACACCTAATACGTATAAAGATAGG CCACTAGTAAAATTCAAGAGCCACCTCTACTATGAAGATAAGGACAATATACAAGAATCTCTTAACAATCTCAAACCTCTACCGGGAAGTAAGATATACTTCTTCAAGAACGGCGAGTGTCAGGGCGAGGCGTTTGTAGACATTTACGAAGGCTGCTACTATCCTACCGTGTCTTTACATAAGAACATCACTGTTAGTGTTAACTTTGGGCCTAACTTCAAGTATCCGCCGTCTGCCGAATATAAGTATAGACCG ATGTCAGAGAAAGCAGAAGAAGCGATTTGTGAACAAACCATGGCAGATTTACTCTACTTAACAGAAAACGAGGGCAAGTTACGGCTAGACAACTTTAACCTCTGA
- the LOC124631728 gene encoding bolA-like protein DDB_G0274169 isoform X1, with protein MSILLRPGIVKVSGVHRIHRNMSAMSGVVESTIRSKLSHFLEAKHLDVINESYMHNVPKGAETHFKVVVVSDKFEGLPLIKRHRLVNDLLKDELQSGVHALSIVAKTPEQWEKSDKVVESSPNCKGGFGK; from the exons atGAGTATCTTATTGAGACCGG GCATTGTAAAAGTTTCAGGTGTACACCGGATCCACAGAAATATGTCTGCCATGTCTGGAGTGGTGGAGAGTACAATAAGAAGCAAATTGTCGCATTTCCTGGAGGCTAAACATTTGGATGTCATCAACGAGTCCTACATGCATAACGTGCCCAAAGGAGCCGAGACACACTTCAAAGTAGTCGTTGTTTCTGATAAATTTGAGGGATTGCCATTAATTAAG aGACACCGCTTAGTGAATGACCTCTTAAAAGATGAGCTGCAGAGTGGTGTCCATGCACTATCCATTGTAGCCAAAACTCCCGAGCAATGGGAAAAGAGTGACAAAGTTGTGGAAAGCAGCCCAAACTGTAAAGGTGGATTTGGAAAGTAG
- the LOC124631728 gene encoding bolA-like protein DDB_G0274169 isoform X2, which translates to MSILLRPGVHRIHRNMSAMSGVVESTIRSKLSHFLEAKHLDVINESYMHNVPKGAETHFKVVVVSDKFEGLPLIKRHRLVNDLLKDELQSGVHALSIVAKTPEQWEKSDKVVESSPNCKGGFGK; encoded by the exons atGAGTATCTTATTGAGACCGG GTGTACACCGGATCCACAGAAATATGTCTGCCATGTCTGGAGTGGTGGAGAGTACAATAAGAAGCAAATTGTCGCATTTCCTGGAGGCTAAACATTTGGATGTCATCAACGAGTCCTACATGCATAACGTGCCCAAAGGAGCCGAGACACACTTCAAAGTAGTCGTTGTTTCTGATAAATTTGAGGGATTGCCATTAATTAAG aGACACCGCTTAGTGAATGACCTCTTAAAAGATGAGCTGCAGAGTGGTGTCCATGCACTATCCATTGTAGCCAAAACTCCCGAGCAATGGGAAAAGAGTGACAAAGTTGTGGAAAGCAGCCCAAACTGTAAAGGTGGATTTGGAAAGTAG